One window of Balearica regulorum gibbericeps isolate bBalReg1 chromosome 20, bBalReg1.pri, whole genome shotgun sequence genomic DNA carries:
- the SET gene encoding LOW QUALITY PROTEIN: protein SET (The sequence of the model RefSeq protein was modified relative to this genomic sequence to represent the inferred CDS: inserted 1 base in 1 codon) — protein MRLRAAAAVPPRAPEGGVLRMRAAPPAPRQQQEEEAAVVVILAVESVRQCERRCRPLLSGSSRSGRRRRERPGGGGSQSGGGSSSSSSSRRSLCPXPPSAQSRYSPPPSALRSAATNMSAPAAKVSKKELNSNHDGADETSEKEQQEAIEHIDEVQNEIDRLNEQASEEILKVEQKYNKLRQPFFQKRSELIAKIPNFWVTTFVNHPQVSALLGEEDEEALHYLTRVEVTEFEDIKSGYRIDFYFDENPYFENKVLSKEFHLNESGDPSSKSTEIKWKSGKDLTKRSSQTQNKASRKRQHEEPESFFTWFTDHSDAGADELGEVIKDDIWPNPLQYYLVPDMDDEEGEGEEDDDDDEEEEGLEDIDEEGDEDEGEEDEDDDEGEEGEEDEGEDD, from the exons ATGCGCCTGCGCGCTGCGGCCGCCGTCCCCCCCCGTGCCCCGGAGGGGGGGGTGCTGCGCATgcgcgccgcgccgcccgcccctcgccagcagcaggaggaggaggcggcggtggTGGTGATTCTGGCTGTGGAGAGCGTGAGGCAGTGCGAGCGCCGCTGCCGCCCCCTGTTATCCGGGAGCTCCAGGTCCGGGCGGAGGAGGCGGGAGCGCCCCGGCGGCGGAGGGAGCCAGAGCggcggtggcagcagcagcagcagcagcagcaggaggagtcTGTGCC GCCCCCCCTCCGCTCAGTCCCGTTACAGCCCCCCTCCCTCCGCGCTCCGCTCCGCAGCCACCAACATGTCGGCGCCGGCGGCCAAAGTCAGTAAGAAGGAGCTGAACTCCAACCACGATGGGGCCGACGAGACCTCAG aaaaagagcaaCAGGAAGCAATTGAACACATTGATGAAGTACAGAATGAAATAGACAG ACTGAATGAACAAGCCAGTGAGGAAATTTTGAAAGTAGAACAGAAATACAACAAACTCCGCCAACCATTCTTCCAGAAGAGGTCAGAATTGATCGCCAAAATCCCAAATTTCTGGGTAACAACATTTGTCAACCACCCACAAG TATCTGCACTGCTGGGAGAAGAAGATGAGGAAGCACTGCATTATTTGACCAGAGTTGAAGTGACAGAATTTGAAGACATCAAATCAGGTTACAGAATAGATTTT TATTTTGATGAGAATccatactttgaaaataaagttctcTCCAAAGAGTTTCACCTCAATGAAAGTGGAGACCCATCTTCAAAATCAACTGAGATCAAATGGAAATCTGGGAAG GATCTGACAAAACGTTCAAGCCAGACACAGAACAAAGCCAGTAGGAAGAGACAGCATGAAGAGCCAGAAAGTTTCTTTACCTGGTTCACTGACCACTCTGATGCAGGGGCTGATGAACTAGGAGAAGTCATTAAGGACGACATCTGGCCAAATCCGTTACAGTACTACTTG GTTCCTGATATGGATGAtgaagaaggggagggagaggaggatgatgatgatgatgaagaggaagaaggattGGAGGATATTGATGAAGAAGGAGATGAAGATGAGGgggaggaagatgaagatgatgatgagggagaggaaggagag GAGGATGAAGGAGAAGATGACTAA